In a genomic window of Onychostoma macrolepis isolate SWU-2019 chromosome 08, ASM1243209v1, whole genome shotgun sequence:
- the fance gene encoding Fanconi anemia group E protein yields MDLKALLQRFDGRSRFLVHSLFSGAAGASNAQTVFNKQRRSDPDFTLTPFLETLCQQEACVREDTLVLKPLVCLFSEGFKRNLLCFLHPIHAGLPKDHVLHLLQCLTQDDVENQWTFALIKQLQRDIEGIRKGTLLTSDGTGKLKSLCERFGNANAKGKWAFCFEDLEAEDKEINMPVLSQKKRKSDNMDHDGDAQEDHQSKRVKMDFCPSEDEEKLTEEEEHKMRTSQLEQSAASVSQARSDVLGSSKNLPDHLKAAVHVIKDLLDTESAWDESSVSVLKVFNECDPSEVEVLCSMLCLSEASEQSLPQFCSCLLELSPDLSHSTASAVISHLLLPKIVSLAEPASRCLATAVMSLCARYPRPTCQALIEPVLRKGQTGSAQAEVLCRLVVDCLEPHHRLLVFRTILGVSWDEGVLSVIHALLDSKLELSQEDFSLFTDQLCSQSPHFSKSMKFAKMLLSVLTKYQSHVNPACHHTLSSCLSFNETFLKKSLQAALKRISL; encoded by the exons ATGGATCTGAAAGCTCTGTTGCAGCGTTTTGACGGACGGTCCCGGTTTCTGGTTCATTCGCTGTTTTCAGGAGCAGCTGGGGCGAGCAATGCGCAGACGGTTTTCAATAAACAGCGCAGATCTGATCCAGATTTCACGCTCACTCCGTTTTTAGAAACTTTGTGTCAACAGGAAGCATGTGTGCGCGAGGACACTCTCGTTCT taaacCTTTGGTGTGCCTGTTTTCTGAAGGCTTTAAGCGAAATTTGCTGTGTTTTCTACATCCGATTCACGCTGGACTGCCCAAAGACCATGTTCTCCACCTGCTTCAGTGTCTGACTCAGGATGATGTGGAAAATCAGTGGACTTTTGCCTTAATCAAGCAGCTCCAAAGAGATATTGAGGGCATTAGGAAAGGGACTCTCCTCACCTCAGATGGTACAGGGAAACTAAAGAGTCTTTGTGAGAGATTTGGGAATGCTAATGCAAAGGGTAAATGGGCTTTTTGTTTTGAGGATCTTGAAGCAGAGGATAAAGAGATCAACATGCCAGTTTTATCTcagaaaaagaggaaaagtgACAACATGGATCATGATGGAGATGCCCAAGAAGATCACCAAAGTAAAAGGGTAAAGATGGATTTCTGTCCAAGTGAAGATGAAGAGAAGTTGACCGAAGAGGAGGAACATAAAATGAGAACGTCGCAGCTGGAACAGAGTGCTGCTTCTGTATCACAGGCTCGCTCTGATGTGTTGGGGTCTTCAAAAAATCTACCAGACCACCTGAAG GCTGCTGTTCATGTGATCAAAGACTTACTAGACACAGAGTCAGCA TGGGATGAGAGCTCCGTGTCTGTTTTGAAAGTATTTAATGAATGTGACCCCAGTGAG GTGGAGGTATTGTGTTCGATGCTGTGTTTGTCTGAAGCATCTGAACAGAGTTTACCTCAGTTCTGCAGCTGCTTGTTGGAACTGTCGCCAGACCTCAGTCACAGCACTGCTTCTGCTGTGATCTCACACCTTCTGCTGCCAAAA ATTGTGTCCCTTGCAGAACCTGCCTCTCGCTGTTTGGCAACAGCAGTAATGTCTCTTTGCGCTCGTTACCCGAGGCCGACCTGCCAGGCTCTGATAGAGCCAGTTTTACGGAAGGGTCAAACTG GAAGCGCCCAGGCAGAGGTTCTCTGTAGACTGGTAGTGGACTGCCTTGAGCCACATCACAGGCTTCTTGTATTTCG AACAATACTCGGAGTGTCCTGGGATGAGGGAGTGTTATCAGTCATCCATGCATTGCTGGATTCAAAG CTTGAGCTGAGTCAGGAGGATTTCTCTCTCTTCACCGATCAGCTTTGCAGCCAGTCTCCACATTTCAGCAAATCTATGAAGTTTGCCAAGATGTTGCTGAGCGTCTTGACCAAGTATCAGTCACAT gTGAATCCTGCATGCCACCACACACTTTCTAGTTGCCTGTCTTTCAATGAAACCTTCCTCAAGAAATCATTGCAGGCTGCATTAAAACGGATTTCCCTTTGA
- the mkrn4 gene encoding makorin, ring finger protein, 4 isoform X2: MDRYRTSCRRSRKGSSNVEREVCRQFINGSCRYGPSCYYLHEFPAAPSFQVQCRYFQKGGCWFGDRCRYLHVPQAGEGSSGSSRRGSAPAVFPSALVGHSLADRRGSEPSLPPQGAYSLNRRGSEPLVTSMSMLQQNFERLTTGIAEEEEFGVVADGPPQQDAMRPLQQIGATDSSSSDNYSSAAFVPGAAPAEVQKVTVSEAETQVTGSPERPDQVGAAVSTEQQHSRAFDQSKDVACGICMDKISEKSTSQERRYGILPNCNHAFCISCIVTWRKTKDFQEDVVKGCPQCRVKSSFYIPSKHWVCDGEEKASLIAAFKERSSKLKCTFFMRHGCCPFKSECIYSHDMPPNHTHRRRRSARRDTAEVLEDLGIDGIQLWSYIFALTLLDEDDEDLLDFLDD, translated from the exons ATGGATCGGTATCGCACATCGTGTAGACGGTCGAGAAAAGGCAGCTCAAACGTGGAAAGAGAAGTCTGCAG GCAGTTCATCAATGGATCTTGTCGCTATGGTCCAAGCTGTTACTATCTACACGAGTTTCCTGCGGCACCGTCGTTTCAAGTTCAGTGTAGGTACTTCCAGAAAGGTGGCTGCTGGTTTGGTGACCGTTGCAG GTATCTCCATGTTCCTCAAGCGGGTGAAGGTTCTTCAGGGAGCAGCAGACGTGGTTCAGCACCTGCGGTGTTCCCCTCAGCGCTGGTGGGACATTCTCTGGCTGACCGCCGAGGATCTGAGCCCTCTCTTCCACCTCAAGGAGCCTACAGCCTGAATCGAAGGGGTTCAGAGCCTCTAGTCACAAGTATGAGCATGCTGCAGCAGAACTTTGAGCGCTTGACTACAGGCATTGCAGAGGAGGAAGAGTTCGGGGTTGTGGCAGATGGACCTCCCCAGCAAG ATGCAATGAGACCGCTACAACAAATCGGTGCTACAGACTCCAGTTCTTCAGATAACTACAGCTCTGCAGCTTTTGTACCTGGAGCAGCACCTGCCGAAGTCCAAAAAGTAACCGTATCTGAAGCCGAAACACAG GTGACTGGTTCACCAGAGAGACCAGATCAGGTTGGCGCTGCAGTATCGACGGAGCAGCAGCATTCAAGGGCCTTTGACCAAAGCAAAGATGTGGCCTGTGGCATCTGCATGGACAAAATTTCTGAGAAATCCACCTCTCAGGAACGGCGTTATGGCATCCTACCCAACTGCAATCATGCTTTCTGCATCAGCTGCATTGTTACATGGCGGAAAACCAAGGACTTCCAGGAGGATGTCGTCAA GGGCTGTCCACAGTGCAGAGTGAAATCCTCCTTCTACATTCCCAGCAAGCACTGGGTCTGTGATGGGGAGGAAAAGGCATCATTGATAGCCGCTTTCAAAGAAAGAAGCAG TAAGTTAAAGTGCACTTTCTTCATGCGTCACGGATGCTGCCCCTTTAAGTCGGAGTGTATCTACAGCCATGACATGCCCCCTAATCACACACACCGTCGCAGGCGCTCTGCACGCAGG gacaCAGCTGAGGTGTTGGAGGACTTGGGCATTGATGGCATCCAACTTTGGAGCTACATTTTTGCCCTAACTCTTTTGGATGAAGATGACGAGGACCTTCTGGATTTTCTTGATGACTAA
- the mkrn4 gene encoding makorin, ring finger protein, 4 isoform X1: MPPCPSHVQMGRPRPTIIKVCVPLPIHQAKRDKRKMERDAQSSKGPEDSSAVCRQFINGSCRYGPSCYYLHEFPAAPSFQVQCRYFQKGGCWFGDRCRYLHVPQAGEGSSGSSRRGSAPAVFPSALVGHSLADRRGSEPSLPPQGAYSLNRRGSEPLVTSMSMLQQNFERLTTGIAEEEEFGVVADGPPQQDAMRPLQQIGATDSSSSDNYSSAAFVPGAAPAEVQKVTVSEAETQVTGSPERPDQVGAAVSTEQQHSRAFDQSKDVACGICMDKISEKSTSQERRYGILPNCNHAFCISCIVTWRKTKDFQEDVVKGCPQCRVKSSFYIPSKHWVCDGEEKASLIAAFKERSSKLKCTFFMRHGCCPFKSECIYSHDMPPNHTHRRRRSARRDTAEVLEDLGIDGIQLWSYIFALTLLDEDDEDLLDFLDD, from the exons ATGCCTCCCTGTCCATCACACGTCCAAATGGGAAGGCCCCGCCCAACAATTATAAAAGTGTGCGTGCCATTACCCATCCATCAGGCAAAGAGGGACAAGCGCAAGATGGAAAGGGACGCACAATCATCCAAAGGCCCAGAAGACAGCAGTGCAGTTTGTAG GCAGTTCATCAATGGATCTTGTCGCTATGGTCCAAGCTGTTACTATCTACACGAGTTTCCTGCGGCACCGTCGTTTCAAGTTCAGTGTAGGTACTTCCAGAAAGGTGGCTGCTGGTTTGGTGACCGTTGCAG GTATCTCCATGTTCCTCAAGCGGGTGAAGGTTCTTCAGGGAGCAGCAGACGTGGTTCAGCACCTGCGGTGTTCCCCTCAGCGCTGGTGGGACATTCTCTGGCTGACCGCCGAGGATCTGAGCCCTCTCTTCCACCTCAAGGAGCCTACAGCCTGAATCGAAGGGGTTCAGAGCCTCTAGTCACAAGTATGAGCATGCTGCAGCAGAACTTTGAGCGCTTGACTACAGGCATTGCAGAGGAGGAAGAGTTCGGGGTTGTGGCAGATGGACCTCCCCAGCAAG ATGCAATGAGACCGCTACAACAAATCGGTGCTACAGACTCCAGTTCTTCAGATAACTACAGCTCTGCAGCTTTTGTACCTGGAGCAGCACCTGCCGAAGTCCAAAAAGTAACCGTATCTGAAGCCGAAACACAG GTGACTGGTTCACCAGAGAGACCAGATCAGGTTGGCGCTGCAGTATCGACGGAGCAGCAGCATTCAAGGGCCTTTGACCAAAGCAAAGATGTGGCCTGTGGCATCTGCATGGACAAAATTTCTGAGAAATCCACCTCTCAGGAACGGCGTTATGGCATCCTACCCAACTGCAATCATGCTTTCTGCATCAGCTGCATTGTTACATGGCGGAAAACCAAGGACTTCCAGGAGGATGTCGTCAA GGGCTGTCCACAGTGCAGAGTGAAATCCTCCTTCTACATTCCCAGCAAGCACTGGGTCTGTGATGGGGAGGAAAAGGCATCATTGATAGCCGCTTTCAAAGAAAGAAGCAG TAAGTTAAAGTGCACTTTCTTCATGCGTCACGGATGCTGCCCCTTTAAGTCGGAGTGTATCTACAGCCATGACATGCCCCCTAATCACACACACCGTCGCAGGCGCTCTGCACGCAGG gacaCAGCTGAGGTGTTGGAGGACTTGGGCATTGATGGCATCCAACTTTGGAGCTACATTTTTGCCCTAACTCTTTTGGATGAAGATGACGAGGACCTTCTGGATTTTCTTGATGACTAA
- the ppardb gene encoding peroxisome proliferator-activated receptor delta b isoform X2 — translation MKLEYERCERACKVQKKSRNKCQYCRFQKCLALGMSHDAIRYGRMPEAEKKKLVAGLLAGEKLQSSSGADLKTLAKHVNTSYLRNLNMTKKKARSILTGKTSCTSPFVIHDMDSLWQAENGLVWNQLNGAPPNKEIGVHVFYRCQCTTVETVRELTEFAKNIPGFVDLFLNDQVTLLKYGVHEAIFAMLPSLMNKDGLLVANGKGFVTREFLRSLRKPFSEIMEPKFEFAVKFNALELDDSDLALFVAAIILCGDRPGLMNVKQVEQIQDGILQALDQHLQVHHPDSLHLFPKLLQKMADLRQLVTENAQLVQMIKKTESETSLHPLLQEIYKDMY, via the exons ATGAAGCTGGAGTATGAGCGGTGTGAGCGTGCCTGTAAAGTCCAGAAAAAGAGCCGGAACAAATGCCAGTACTGTCGCTTCCAGAAGTGTCTGGCATTGGGCATGTCACATGATG CGATCAGGTACGGACGTATGCCAGAGGCGGAGAAGAAGAAGCTAGTGGCCGGGCTCCTCGCTGGGGAGAAACTGCAAAGCTCTAGTGGAGCTGACCTCAAAACACTGGCCAAACATGTCAACACATCCTACCTGAGGAACCTCAACATGACCAAGAAGAAAGCACGGAGCATCCTCACGGGCAAGACGAGTTGCACATCG CCTTTTGTGATCCATGATATGGACTCACTGTGGCAGGCAGAAAACGGGCTGGTCTGGAACCAGCTTAATGGAGCACCACCCAACAAAGAGATCGGGGTCCATGTCTTCTACCGCTGCCAGTGTACTACAGTTGAAACTGTGCGAGAGCTCACAGAGTTTGCCAAAAACATCCCTGGCTTTGTGGATCTCTTCCTTAATGATCAG GTAACGCTGTTAAAATATGGAGTCCATGaggccatatttgcaatgctCCCATCACTCATGAATAAAGACGGGCTGCTGGTGGCCAATGGAAAGGGCTTTGTGACGAGAGAGTTCCTGCGTAGTCTACGCAAACCTTTCAGCGAGATCATGGAGCCCAAATTTGAGTTTGCGGTGAAATTCAATGCCCTGGAGCTGGATGACAGTGACCTGGCTCTGTTTGTGGCAGCAATCATACTGTGCGGAG ATCGTCCCGGGCTGATGAACGTGAAGCAGGTCGAACAGATCCAGGATGGCATCCTGCAAGCTCTGGACCAGCATCTTCAGGTGCACCACCCTGACTCTCTTCATCTCTTCCCCAAACTGCTCCAGAAGATGGCTGACCTCAGACAGCTGGTCACAGAGAACGCCCAGCTGGTTCAGATGATCAAAAAGACTGAATCTGAGACCTCCCTCCACCCGCTTTTACAGGAGATCTATAAAGACATGTACTGA
- the ppardb gene encoding peroxisome proliferator-activated receptor delta b isoform X1, whose amino-acid sequence MEQVEQPTSEKKCDSPVDVAAAQEALVLTGVSEGRSSPQTELNPVQILEDTTWMAVQEGESASSDCGGISDLQEPSSASGEEVEGSETSDAVGLEVSPSSKGSGGGTPQNGDGTSQESPQQNSDTPVTAQMFQDPLQNPSLSLSDQLRLGRDDPSSMGLNVECRICGDKASGFHYGVHACEGCKGFFRRTIRMKLEYERCERACKVQKKSRNKCQYCRFQKCLALGMSHDAIRYGRMPEAEKKKLVAGLLAGEKLQSSSGADLKTLAKHVNTSYLRNLNMTKKKARSILTGKTSCTSPFVIHDMDSLWQAENGLVWNQLNGAPPNKEIGVHVFYRCQCTTVETVRELTEFAKNIPGFVDLFLNDQVTLLKYGVHEAIFAMLPSLMNKDGLLVANGKGFVTREFLRSLRKPFSEIMEPKFEFAVKFNALELDDSDLALFVAAIILCGDRPGLMNVKQVEQIQDGILQALDQHLQVHHPDSLHLFPKLLQKMADLRQLVTENAQLVQMIKKTESETSLHPLLQEIYKDMY is encoded by the exons ATGGAACAGGTTGAGCAACCTACCTCAGAAAAGAAATGTGACAGCCCCGTAGACGTCGCAGCAGCCCAGGAGGCCCTCGTGCTCACAGGAGTTTCAGAGGGCCGGTCCTCTCCGCAGACGGAATTGAATCCTGTTCAGATTCTTGAAGACACAACATGGATGGCAGTCCAGGAAGGTGAGTCTGCATCCTCAGACTGTGGAGGGATATCAGACCTACAGGAGCCAAGCTCAGCGTCGGGTGAGGAGGTGGAGGGCAGCGAGACGTCTGATGCCGTAGGATTAGAGGTCTCACCCAGCAGCAAGGGATCGGGGGGTGGCACTCCACAGAATGGAGATGGGACGTCGCAGGAGAGTCCTCAACAGAATAGTGACACTCCTGTAACAGCTCAAATGTTTCAAG ATCCGTTACAGAACCCCTCTCTCTCGCTGTCAGACCAGTTACGGCTGGGTCGGGATGATCCCAGTAGTATGGGCCTGAACGTTGAGTGCCGCATATGTGGAGATAAAGCCTCAGGATTTCATTATGGAGTTCATGCTTGTGAAGGGTGCAAG gggttttTCAGACGCACCATTCGTATGAAGCTGGAGTATGAGCGGTGTGAGCGTGCCTGTAAAGTCCAGAAAAAGAGCCGGAACAAATGCCAGTACTGTCGCTTCCAGAAGTGTCTGGCATTGGGCATGTCACATGATG CGATCAGGTACGGACGTATGCCAGAGGCGGAGAAGAAGAAGCTAGTGGCCGGGCTCCTCGCTGGGGAGAAACTGCAAAGCTCTAGTGGAGCTGACCTCAAAACACTGGCCAAACATGTCAACACATCCTACCTGAGGAACCTCAACATGACCAAGAAGAAAGCACGGAGCATCCTCACGGGCAAGACGAGTTGCACATCG CCTTTTGTGATCCATGATATGGACTCACTGTGGCAGGCAGAAAACGGGCTGGTCTGGAACCAGCTTAATGGAGCACCACCCAACAAAGAGATCGGGGTCCATGTCTTCTACCGCTGCCAGTGTACTACAGTTGAAACTGTGCGAGAGCTCACAGAGTTTGCCAAAAACATCCCTGGCTTTGTGGATCTCTTCCTTAATGATCAG GTAACGCTGTTAAAATATGGAGTCCATGaggccatatttgcaatgctCCCATCACTCATGAATAAAGACGGGCTGCTGGTGGCCAATGGAAAGGGCTTTGTGACGAGAGAGTTCCTGCGTAGTCTACGCAAACCTTTCAGCGAGATCATGGAGCCCAAATTTGAGTTTGCGGTGAAATTCAATGCCCTGGAGCTGGATGACAGTGACCTGGCTCTGTTTGTGGCAGCAATCATACTGTGCGGAG ATCGTCCCGGGCTGATGAACGTGAAGCAGGTCGAACAGATCCAGGATGGCATCCTGCAAGCTCTGGACCAGCATCTTCAGGTGCACCACCCTGACTCTCTTCATCTCTTCCCCAAACTGCTCCAGAAGATGGCTGACCTCAGACAGCTGGTCACAGAGAACGCCCAGCTGGTTCAGATGATCAAAAAGACTGAATCTGAGACCTCCCTCCACCCGCTTTTACAGGAGATCTATAAAGACATGTACTGA
- the LOC131546333 gene encoding properdin-like, giving the protein MNLILWGIVLLGIYVQQSVSEMVDCFSSFKPSTGKCSDLLGQVKKNDCCLNTNYGYKEADGVCKSCGRPSWTEWTRWGECSVSCTEGVSQRRRSCYGIAACADPENLGTIQTKPCVKKECCPVEGGWSEWAKWQLCSVTCGDGLKKRRRTCSEPIPECGGSCSGAEEETTNCATEVICPTHGGWSGWGNWGPCPVTCLYEGRNPEIEIRTRTCTNPPPSVVPRGNDCEGSNTDGRPCSGLPFCPADGNWGAWTGSTPCSVTCGVGQQTQRRMCDSPKPAHGGRRCQGEEQKTGVCIVAVPCPVNGMWTEWSEWSQCRQPSTRKIKCNTREGTRRRERDCVDRRHNGSLCEGEIIQHGNCYDINDCDMKGVLSEWSEWSFCKPACGQNSEQTREINCVGDISKYRSQDRDIFAGDPNVNCQGLEQQIERRTCKNVPECQNENE; this is encoded by the exons ATGAATCTGATCTTGTGGGGGATTGTGCTCCTTGGGATTTATGTCCAGCAATCAG TTTCAGAGATGGTGGACTGTTTTTCATCATTTAAACCGTCCACTGGGAAATGTAGTGATCTTTTGggtcaagttaaaaaaaacgaCTGTTGCTTGAACACCAACTACGGCTACAAAGAAGCAGATGGTGTTTGTAAGTCCTGTGG GCGGCCATCATGGACTGAATGGACTCGCTGGGGCGAGTGCTCGGTGAGTTGTACAGAGGGAGTCAGCCAAAGGCGACGATCTTGTTATGGAATTGCTGCTTGCGCAGATCCTGAAAATCTAGGAACAATTCAAACTAAACCATGTGTGAAAAAAGAATGCTGTCCAG TGGAAGGTGGCTGGTCAGAGTGGGCGAAATGGCAGCTATGTTCAGTCACATGTGGCGATGGACTGAAAAAGAGGCGAAGAACATGTTCTGAACCCATTCCAGAATGTGGGGGCTCCTGTAGCGGTGCAGAGGAAGAAACCACCAATTGCGCCACTGAAGTAATCTGTCCGA CACATGGCGGGTGGTCCGGTTGGGGAAATTGGGGTCCCTGTCCAGTTACTTGTCTTTATGAAGGACGCAATCCTGAAATAGAGATTCGTACAAGGACATGCACTAACCCTCCTCCATCTGTGGTTCCACGTGGCAATGACTGCGAAGGCTCCAACACAGACGGCCGTCCTTGCAGTGGACTACCTTTCTGCCCAG CTGATGGAAACTGGGGAGCCTGGACAGGTTCCACACCCTGCTCTGTGACGTGTGGAGTGGGCCAGCAGACTCAAAGACGGATGTGTGATTCTCCTAAACCTGCACATGGTGGAAGACGGTGTCAAGGTGAAGAGCAAAAAACTGGTGTCTGCATCGTTGCTGTCCCCTGTCCGG tAAATGGGATGTGGACCGAATGGAGTGAGTGGAGTCAATGTAGACAACCTAGCACtagaaaaattaaatgcaatacCAGGGAGGGAACCCGAAGGAGAGAGAGGGACTGTGTTGATAGAAGACACAATGGAAGCCTCTGTGAAGGAGAGATTATTCAACATGGCAACTGCTATGACATTAACGACTGTGACA TGAAGGGCGTCTTGTCAGAGTGGAGTGAGTGGAGTTTTTGCAAACCTGCCTGTGGGCAAAACTCTGAACAAACAAGAGAAATAAATTGTGTTGGTGACATCTCTAAATACCG TTCCCAAGACCGTGATATTTTTGCAGGGGATCCAAATGTTAACTGTcagggtttggaacaacaaatAGAAAGAAGAACATGTAAAAACGTTCCTGAATGCCAGAATGAG AATGAATGA
- the tbc1d25 gene encoding TBC1 domain family member 25, whose product MSAEEERGVVRVKVKKCEGVLPVEFRSFAVDPQITSLEVLQHILIRAFELNGKRNFGISYLSRDRGGVEVYVSLLSDWDLDAAFVSAAKPFLQLKMEIKPSEDSPVLEDWDIISPKDVIGSDQLQGEKRSLASAALPFTQTLLSQVGRTLSRVQQALSWSYGEEVKPFKPPLSDTEFHSYLNSQGQLSRPEELRLRIYHGGVEPSLRKVVWRYLLNVYPDGLTGQERMDYMKRKTREYDQLKSEWTERVSAEDLEFIRGNVLKDVLRTDRAHPYYAGSEDSPHLTALTDLLTTFAITHPQVSYCQGMSDIASPILAVMDNEAHAFICFCGIMKRLEGNFRPDGQLMSIKFQHLKLLLQYSDPEFYAYLVSKGADDLFFCYRWLLLELKREFAFDDALRMLEVTWSSLPPDPPETEVELLGPALEADQSNGSQNLHQNVDMEEMEEKQMERQRRRHMLRPSREEADGGRNFIVEEEKGPRKEGEGEYGVDDMVKNDVKAPAPSFEKQASFGEFKYYSGRNEDSFEMNENDCSDPTLSPVQFQSAHSTLPFSARQSTEESEDDPGEQEPLIGNHTPSSPGQRDSPNGQAASPASSLPSGLPNWKSSSNHSPEASNSPSSWRTASPDALSKCTSSSSSGDKAVSPDKPPGGFMSSQAVINETGAQSPSVVPGKSLLASPSQGYNRSLLSSPVLSFGKSPSLPKAFSSNLPSPCRPTGSGVTSPNTNKPEGGGIKPCSLPPPQEFGKGNPFMLFLCLSILLEHRDHIVKNSLDYNELAMHFDRLVRRHNLGRILQRAKALFADYLQSEVWDSEEGDEVSLDSPVTAATSPQTPTTRPPFLNVQPSQGTLPNSTYNLANTVPSPTTPVALSPSDS is encoded by the exons AAGTGTGAAGGGGTGTTACCGGTGGAGTTCCGCTCCTTTGCTGTTGATCCTCAAATAACCTCACTGGAGGTGTTGCAGCATATCCTCATACGAGCATTTGAGCTGAATGG GAAACGCAACTTTGGGATAAGTTACCTGTCCCGTGACCGCGGAGGTGTGGAGGTCTACGTGTCTCTGCTGTCCGACTGGGATTTAGATGCAGCGTTCGTCAGTGCGGCAAAGCCTTTCCTCCAGCTCAAGATGGAAATCAAACCATCAGAAGACA GTCCTGTTTTGGAGGATTGGGACATAATCAGCCCTAAAGATGTGATTGGCTCAGACCAGTTGCAGGGAGAGAAGAGGTCGTTGGCTTCTGCCGCACTTCCTTTCACACAGACGCTGCTGTCCCAG GTGGGTCGCACACTGTCACGTGTGCAGCAGGCCTTGAGTTGGTCCTATGGGGAGGAGGTGAAACCATTCAAGCCTCCCTTAAGTGATACTGAGTTCCACAGTTACCTGAACAGCCAAGGTCAACTGAGCCGACCAGAGGAACTTAGACTTCGTATATATCATGGTGGAGTTGAGCCATCCTTACGCAAG GTTGTTTGGCGATACCTCCTTAATGTGTACCCAGATGGTCTGACAGGGCAAGAGAGAATGGACTACATGAAGAGGAAGACAAGAGAGTACGACCAGCTGAAGAGCGAATGGACAGAACGGGTCAGCGCAGAGGACCTGGAGTTCATCAGGGGAAATGTTCTGAAAGATGTTCTTCGAACAGACCGAGCACATCCTTACTACGCAGGCTCAGAGGACAGCCCGCATCTCACCGCCTTGACAGATCTCCTCACCACCTTTGCTATTACACACCCACAG GTGTCTTATTGCCAAGGCATGAGCGACATAGCCTCGCCAATCCTCGCCGTCATGGACAACGAAGCTCATGCCTTTATCTGCTTCTGTGGCATTATGAAACGTCTTGAGGGCAACTTCCGCCCTGACGGACAACTTATGTCCATTAAGTTCCAACATCTCAAGTTGCTTCTGCAGTATTCAGACCCTGAGTTTTATGCCTACCTAGTCTCAAAAGGTGCAGACGATCTGTTTTTCTGTTACCGCTGGCTACTTTTGGAGCTGAAGCGTGAATTCGCTTTTGATGATGCCCTGAGAATGCTGGAGGTCACCTGGAGCTCCTTGCCGCCTGATCCACCTGAGACAGAGGTGGAGCTTCTGGGGCCAGCGCTTGAGGCAGATCAGTCCAATGGCTCACAGAATCTCCATCAGAATGTGGACATGGAGGAGATGGAAGAGAAGCAGATGGAAAGGCAGAGGAGACGTCACATGCTAAGACCGTCCCGAGAGGAGGCAGATGGGGGACGTAACTTCATCGTAGAGGAGGAGAAGGGGCCTCGGAAGGAAGGTGAAGGAGAGTATGGTGTAGATGACATGGTCAAGAATGATGTCAAAGCTCCAGCTCCCTCATTTGAGAAGCAGGCAAGTTTTGGGGAATTCAAGTACTATAGTGGCCGAAACGAGGACAGCTTTGAGATGAATGAAAACGATTGCTCTGATCCTACGTTATCTCCAGTACAGTTTCAGTCTGCACACTCCACGTTGCCATTCTCGGCCCGTCAGTCCACAGAGGAAAGTGAGGATGACCCTGGAGAGCAGGAACCTCTTATCGGTAATCATACACCGTCTTCTCCAGGGCAAAGAGACTCTCCCAATGGTCAAGCAGCGTCCCCAGCATCATCTCTTCCTTCTGGTCTACCAAATTGGAAGAGTAGCTCAAATCATTCACCGGAAGCATCTAATTCTCCATCCAGCTGGAGAACGGCGTCTCCCGATGCCCTTTCAAAATGCACATCCTCTTCCTCTAGTGGAGACAAAGCTGTGTCTCCTGATAAACCTCCTGGGGGGTTCATGTCCTCACAAGCTGTAATAAATGAAACCGGGGCTCAATCCCCATCAGTGGTCCCAGGGAAATCTTTACTGGCGTCTCCATCGCAGGGTTACAATCGTTCGCTTCTCTCTTCGCCTGTTTTATCCTTTGGCAAGTCACCGTCTTTGCCCAAAGCGTTCTCCAGCAATCTTCCCTCGCCATGCAGACCCACCGGATCTGGCGTAACCTctccaaacacaaacaaaccagaAGGAGGCGGAATTAAACCCTGCTCGCTTCCTCCTCCTCAAGAGTTTGGGAAAGGGAATCCCTTCATGCTTTTCCTTTGCCTGTCTATCCTGCTGGAACATCGTGACCACATTGTTAAAAACAGCCTGGATTACAATGAGCTGGCCATGCATTTTGACCGCCTGGTCCGTCGCCACAACCTTGGGCGTATTCTGCAGCGAGCTAAAGCCCTCTTTGCAGACTACCTGCAGAGTGAGGTATGGGACTCGGAGGAAGGGGATGAAGTCAGCTTGGACTCCCCAGTCACAGCGGCAACATCCCCCCAAACACCCACAACTAGACCTCCTTTCCTCAATGTACAGCCCTCTCAGGGTACCTTACCGAATTCAACCTATAATCTGGCCAATACCGTTCCCTCTCCAACAACTCCTGTTGCCCTCTCTCCATCTGATTCCTGA